One Campylobacter concisus DNA segment encodes these proteins:
- a CDS encoding molybdopterin molybdotransferase MoeA: MLLNDALDALKSKFKLKTDSEILPISMALGKTLANDVVAVKDLPCFDNSALDGFAVKFDEKDKPYKIIASAFAGDKEQLSIGKNECVKIMTGAKMPKGADTVMRFEDCIVEGEFVKAPEKLKKGDAYRFKGEEAKIGEILLKSGDILNTRSVMMLAAQGISFIDVKKQPSIAVYSSGNEIIEPWQRASEDEIYNANAFGITALLSSIGQKSSYLGIIKDELSAVKQAFLNAANYDIIICSGGASAGEADFMKIVLSELGYNEIFSHIDIRPGKPCKAYEKDGNLVFVLPGNPMAAYLCLMMLVLPLLKDECFVTQKAVNGENLKVKSGRANAVFGNVTDGKFIATDGGKYGSGMIKHILKSDFVLITSPDQSEILQNSEISLIKLP, encoded by the coding sequence ATGCTACTAAATGATGCATTAGATGCGCTTAAATCTAAATTCAAATTAAAAACAGATAGTGAAATTTTACCTATCAGCATGGCTCTTGGTAAAACATTGGCAAATGATGTAGTGGCGGTAAAAGACTTGCCTTGCTTTGACAACTCAGCACTTGATGGATTTGCGGTCAAATTTGATGAAAAAGATAAACCTTATAAGATCATCGCAAGCGCCTTTGCAGGCGACAAAGAGCAGCTAAGCATCGGCAAAAATGAGTGCGTGAAGATAATGACAGGTGCTAAGATGCCAAAGGGTGCTGACACGGTCATGAGGTTTGAAGACTGCATCGTTGAGGGCGAGTTTGTAAAAGCGCCAGAGAAGCTTAAAAAAGGTGATGCCTACCGCTTTAAAGGCGAAGAGGCGAAAATAGGCGAAATTCTCCTAAAAAGTGGTGATATTTTAAATACAAGAAGCGTGATGATGTTAGCGGCTCAGGGCATAAGCTTTATAGATGTAAAAAAGCAGCCAAGCATTGCAGTTTACTCAAGCGGAAATGAGATCATCGAGCCTTGGCAAAGAGCGAGCGAGGATGAAATTTACAACGCAAATGCCTTTGGCATCACCGCACTTTTAAGCTCCATAGGTCAAAAAAGCTCATATCTTGGCATTATAAAAGATGAGCTAAGCGCCGTAAAACAGGCGTTTTTAAATGCTGCAAATTACGACATTATTATCTGCTCTGGTGGGGCAAGCGCTGGTGAGGCTGATTTTATGAAAATAGTTCTAAGCGAGCTTGGATACAATGAAATTTTTTCGCATATTGATATAAGACCTGGCAAACCCTGCAAGGCTTATGAAAAAGATGGCAATCTTGTCTTTGTGCTCCCTGGAAATCCAATGGCTGCATATCTATGCCTAATGATGCTTGTTTTACCACTTTTAAAAGACGAATGTTTTGTGACGCAAAAAGCAGTAAATGGTGAAAATTTAAAGGTAAAATCTGGCAGAGCAAATGCGGTATTTGGCAATGTAACTGATGGTAAATTTATAGCAACTGACGGCGGAAAATATGGCTCAGGCATGATAAAACATATCTTAAAGAGTGATTTTGTGTTGATAACTAGCCCAGATCAAAGCGAAATTTTACAAAATAGTGAAATTTCTCTTATAAAACTTCCATAA
- the coaD gene encoding pantetheine-phosphate adenylyltransferase: MKKSCIYPGTFDPITNGHLDVIIRATKIFDKVIVAVAKSDSKQPMFAHEKRIEMAKEAVCELKNVSVLGFNNLLVDFAKSHSINTVIRGLRAVSDFEYELQIGYANAALWDEFETVYLMPSLNNAFISSSIVRSVLRHDGDVSNLVPAKILKNLKA, from the coding sequence TTGAAAAAATCTTGCATCTATCCAGGGACCTTTGATCCCATCACAAACGGCCATTTAGATGTTATCATAAGGGCTACAAAAATTTTTGACAAAGTGATCGTCGCAGTCGCAAAAAGTGACAGCAAACAGCCGATGTTCGCACACGAAAAGCGTATAGAAATGGCAAAAGAGGCAGTGTGCGAGCTAAAAAACGTAAGCGTTCTTGGCTTTAATAACTTGCTTGTTGATTTTGCTAAATCACACAGCATAAACACCGTCATCAGGGGACTTCGCGCGGTTAGTGACTTTGAGTATGAGCTACAAATCGGTTACGCAAATGCTGCACTTTGGGACGAATTTGAGACGGTTTATCTTATGCCAAGCTTAAATAACGCCTTCATCTCAAGCTCGATCGTCCGCTCAGTCTTACGCCACGACGGCGACGTGAGCAACCTAGTGCCAGCAAAAATTCTTAAAAATTTAAAGGCGTAA
- the murA gene encoding UDP-N-acetylglucosamine 1-carboxyvinyltransferase, with the protein MMHYLKIKGNAKLSGEVKISGAKNAALPIIALTLLAKKSVNLTNIPNVADIKTLCQLLTNLGAKCEFKDKNSLSIDTSSVSSTTANYDIVRKMRASILTLGPLLTRFGHCEVSLPGGCAIGQRPIDLHLNALEKMGANIEIKQGYVVATAPNGLKGAKIVFDKITVTGSENIIMAAALAHGTTELFNVALEPEVVQICEILAKSGVKIEGIGTSELKITGSGQKLLEICDIEVIPDRIEAGTYLCAGAITNSKISVTKANAAHMTAILNKFEEMGFGIEVDGDKITILPAKEIKPVEIRTTEYPGFPTDMQAQFMALCLAANGVSTIDERLFENRFMHVSELARMGADIKLNGHIASVYAPAKLNAADVMATDLRASSALILAALIANGESLVHRIYHLDRGYENLEEKFQGLGANITRLEE; encoded by the coding sequence ATGATGCACTATTTAAAGATAAAAGGAAATGCCAAATTAAGTGGCGAAGTAAAAATAAGCGGTGCTAAAAATGCTGCTCTACCGATCATCGCCCTAACCTTACTTGCAAAAAAAAGTGTAAATTTAACAAATATCCCAAATGTCGCTGATATAAAAACGCTTTGCCAACTGCTAACTAATCTAGGAGCAAAGTGCGAATTTAAAGATAAAAACTCACTAAGCATAGACACAAGCAGTGTAAGCTCAACAACTGCAAACTATGACATCGTTAGAAAGATGAGAGCATCAATCTTAACGCTTGGACCGCTTCTTACACGTTTTGGCCACTGCGAAGTGAGCCTTCCTGGAGGATGTGCGATCGGACAAAGACCTATTGATCTGCATCTAAATGCACTCGAAAAAATGGGAGCAAATATCGAAATAAAGCAAGGCTATGTCGTCGCAACAGCACCAAATGGACTAAAAGGTGCAAAGATCGTTTTTGATAAGATCACTGTAACTGGTAGCGAAAACATCATCATGGCAGCAGCCCTAGCTCACGGCACGACAGAGCTTTTTAACGTAGCACTTGAGCCTGAAGTGGTGCAAATTTGTGAAATTTTGGCTAAGAGTGGCGTTAAAATAGAAGGCATCGGCACAAGCGAGCTAAAGATAACTGGAAGTGGCCAAAAATTGCTTGAAATTTGCGATATTGAAGTAATTCCTGATAGGATCGAAGCTGGCACTTACCTTTGTGCTGGAGCTATAACAAATAGCAAAATTTCAGTCACAAAGGCAAATGCAGCCCATATGACAGCCATTTTAAATAAATTTGAAGAGATGGGCTTTGGTATCGAAGTAGACGGCGATAAGATCACGATATTGCCAGCAAAAGAGATAAAACCAGTGGAGATAAGAACCACCGAGTATCCGGGCTTTCCAACAGATATGCAAGCTCAATTTATGGCGCTTTGCCTTGCGGCAAATGGCGTTAGCACGATAGATGAGAGGCTTTTTGAAAACCGCTTTATGCACGTTAGTGAACTTGCTAGAATGGGAGCGGATATTAAATTAAATGGGCATATCGCAAGTGTTTATGCACCAGCTAAGCTAAACGCAGCCGATGTAATGGCAACAGATCTTAGAGCAAGCTCAGCGCTGATACTAGCTGCTCTTATAGCAAATGGCGAAAGCTTGGTACATAGAATTTATCACCTTGATAGAGGATATGAAAATTTAGAAGAGAAATTTCAAGGCCTTGGTGCAAATATTACTAGGCTTGAGGAGTAA
- the speA gene encoding biosynthetic arginine decarboxylase, whose translation MNDFGLSIWGNSNFVIEDGKVCINAASKPAIIDIVKEIRDDGYRGPLLLRFPHLIQKQIEQIHASFAKAKKEFAYKGSFNAVFPLKVNQYPGFVKNLVRLGKPYNYGLEAGSKAELLLTMAYNNEKAPITVNGFKDKEMINIGFIAAEMGHNITLTIEGLNELEAIIAIAKERFKPKPKIGLRVRLHSTGSGLWAKSGGIHSKFGLTSTELIEAVKMLKKANLLENFTMIHFHIGSQISEIHPLKKALIEAGNIYAELRKMGASNLKAINLGGGLAIEYSQFKEESSRNYTLNEYANDVVYMLKTISEQKKEIEPDIFIESGRYIAASHALLVAPVLELFSQEYTEEKLNLKKNNPNLITELVDLYKSIKPSNALEYLHDAIHHTESVLTLFDLGYVDLQDRSNAEVLLRLISKKAVVMLGNKSNSSDLAKIQKEVQERYLLNFSIFQSLPDFWGLKQNFPIMPLDRLDERPTLPASIWDITCDSDGEISYDDEKNPLLLHDVDVEKEDYFLGFFLVGAYQEVIGMKHNLFTHPTEATIELSNDGYKITNLLESQSILDIMEDMDYDIYEIQDTLNERLVKSTLINETQKKQILGELYLFLNDNSYLKTIN comes from the coding sequence ATGAATGATTTTGGACTTAGCATTTGGGGCAATTCAAATTTTGTTATAGAAGATGGCAAAGTCTGTATAAATGCAGCCAGCAAACCAGCGATCATCGACATCGTAAAAGAGATAAGAGACGACGGATATAGAGGGCCGCTACTGCTTCGCTTTCCACACCTTATCCAAAAGCAGATTGAGCAGATCCACGCAAGCTTTGCGAAAGCAAAGAAAGAATTTGCCTACAAAGGCAGCTTTAATGCCGTATTTCCACTTAAAGTGAATCAATATCCTGGCTTTGTAAAAAATTTAGTGCGCCTTGGCAAACCCTACAACTACGGCCTTGAAGCTGGCAGTAAGGCTGAGCTACTTTTAACTATGGCCTACAATAACGAAAAAGCTCCCATAACCGTAAATGGCTTTAAAGATAAAGAGATGATAAATATAGGCTTTATCGCCGCTGAAATGGGGCACAACATCACGCTAACGATCGAGGGCTTAAATGAGCTTGAAGCGATAATTGCCATCGCAAAAGAGCGCTTTAAACCAAAACCAAAAATCGGACTTAGAGTGAGACTGCACTCGACAGGATCGGGTCTTTGGGCAAAGAGTGGCGGCATACACTCTAAATTTGGCCTAACATCAACAGAGCTAATAGAAGCTGTAAAGATGCTAAAAAAAGCAAATTTACTTGAAAACTTCACAATGATACACTTTCACATCGGCTCTCAAATAAGCGAGATCCACCCGCTCAAAAAAGCACTCATCGAGGCTGGCAACATCTACGCTGAGCTTAGAAAAATGGGTGCCTCAAATTTAAAAGCTATAAATTTAGGCGGCGGTCTAGCGATTGAATACTCGCAGTTTAAAGAGGAGAGCAGCAGAAACTATACGCTAAACGAATACGCAAACGACGTTGTTTATATGCTTAAAACCATAAGCGAGCAAAAAAAGGAGATCGAGCCAGATATTTTCATAGAGTCAGGTCGCTATATCGCCGCTTCTCACGCGCTTTTGGTCGCTCCTGTGCTTGAGCTATTTTCCCAAGAATACACCGAAGAGAAGCTAAATTTAAAGAAAAACAATCCAAATTTAATAACCGAGCTAGTTGATCTTTATAAATCAATCAAACCTTCAAACGCCCTAGAATACCTGCACGACGCTATCCATCACACAGAGAGCGTTTTAACACTTTTTGACCTTGGATATGTTGATCTTCAAGATAGATCAAATGCCGAGGTGCTTTTAAGGCTCATTAGTAAAAAAGCTGTCGTGATGCTTGGTAACAAGAGTAATTCAAGCGATCTGGCCAAAATTCAAAAAGAGGTTCAAGAGAGATACTTGCTAAATTTCTCAATCTTTCAAAGCTTGCCTGACTTTTGGGGGCTAAAGCAAAATTTCCCTATCATGCCACTTGATAGGCTCGATGAACGCCCTACTCTGCCAGCTTCGATCTGGGATATCACCTGCGATAGCGACGGCGAGATCAGCTATGATGACGAGAAAAACCCACTACTTTTGCACGACGTGGACGTGGAAAAAGAAGATTATTTCTTGGGATTTTTCCTAGTTGGCGCATATCAAGAGGTGATCGGCATGAAACACAACCTCTTCACCCATCCGACAGAGGCCACGATAGAGCTTTCAAATGATGGCTACAAGATCACAAATTTACTTGAGAGCCAGTCTATTTTAGACATTATGGAAGACATGGACTATGATATCTACGAGATCCAAGACACTCTAAACGAGCGCTTAGTGAAATCAACTTTGATAAACGAAACACAAAAGAAGCAAATTTTGGGCGAACTTTATCTATTTTTAAATGATAATAGCTACTTAAAGACAATCAACTAA
- the tmk gene encoding dTMP kinase — MYVLFEGIDGVGKSTQIEILASKFSDAIVTKEPGGTQLGENLREILLSSSIKIGKRAEILLFLADRAEHFEKLVAPNLGKLILSDRGFISGIAYALANDENLDESVLLELNKFALNDKFADKIIFFEASAELISTRLKARGTSDKIEARGLEYLLKVQSLMKKILIKNGFKTLFIDASKSIELISKEIENFINFK; from the coding sequence ATGTATGTTTTGTTTGAAGGCATTGACGGCGTTGGCAAGAGCACACAGATAGAAATTTTAGCTTCTAAATTTAGTGATGCCATCGTCACAAAAGAGCCTGGTGGCACGCAGCTTGGTGAAAATTTACGTGAAATTTTACTAAGCTCAAGCATAAAAATAGGCAAAAGGGCTGAAATTTTACTCTTTTTAGCTGACAGGGCTGAGCATTTTGAAAAGCTGGTTGCTCCAAATTTAGGCAAACTGATTTTAAGCGATAGAGGCTTTATCTCAGGCATCGCCTACGCTTTAGCAAATGATGAAAACTTAGATGAAAGCGTGCTTTTAGAGCTTAATAAATTTGCACTAAATGATAAATTTGCAGACAAGATCATCTTTTTTGAAGCAAGTGCTGAGCTAATAAGCACGCGCTTAAAAGCAAGAGGCACAAGCGATAAGATCGAAGCTCGCGGACTAGAGTATCTTTTAAAAGTGCAAAGCCTAATGAAGAAAATTCTTATCAAAAATGGCTTTAAAACGCTTTTTATAGACGCGTCTAAAAGCATAGAGCTAATTTCAAAAGAGATAGAAAATTTTATAAATTTTAAGTAA
- a CDS encoding UbiX family flavin prenyltransferase — MKKIVFAATGASGAGLFLKLINAAKDSCDTHVIVSKNAMKVLEAEENLKLNLDDLGVKIYDDQDLSAGPASGSFGTDAMIIAPCSTNTLAKVANGISDTLITRAASVALKERQTLVLGVREMPFSAIALSQMQLLSSLGAIIAPPVLGYYAGIKSLLDMENFIIGKWLDALKIENNLYKRWQI, encoded by the coding sequence ATGAAAAAGATAGTTTTTGCAGCTACCGGAGCAAGCGGAGCTGGGCTTTTTCTAAAGCTAATAAATGCCGCCAAAGATAGTTGCGATACGCACGTCATAGTTAGTAAAAATGCCATGAAGGTTTTGGAGGCTGAGGAAAATTTGAAGCTAAATTTAGATGATCTTGGCGTGAAAATTTATGATGATCAAGACCTTAGCGCAGGCCCAGCTTCTGGCTCGTTTGGCACGGATGCGATGATCATAGCGCCCTGCTCTACCAACACGCTAGCAAAAGTTGCAAACGGCATAAGCGACACGCTCATCACAAGAGCCGCAAGTGTCGCACTAAAGGAGAGACAAACCTTAGTTTTAGGCGTTAGAGAGATGCCATTTTCTGCGATCGCACTTTCTCAGATGCAGCTGCTCTCATCTCTTGGGGCCATCATCGCGCCCCCAGTTTTAGGCTACTACGCAGGCATAAAGAGCCTTCTTGATATGGAAAATTTCATCATCGGCAAGTGGCTTGATGCCTTAAAAATCGAAAATAATCTTTACAAAAGGTGGCAAATTTGA
- the hisS gene encoding histidine--tRNA ligase has protein sequence MITALRGMKDMLPARAKLYAQIIKTCEEVAKNYGYEQILTPHLEETALFKRSVGESSDIVGKEMYQFEDKGGNDVCLRPEGTAGVVRAFIEAKLDRANVTKRCFYHGSMFRYERPQKGRLREFHQFGCECFGEGSVYEDASIILMVSEIFNRLNIKTTLKINSLGDESSMKSYKEKLVKFLNENDDKICEDCKRRKLLNPIRVLDCKVESCQEIYKNAPVITDSLSDEAQADFAKLQEILTANGVKFEIDTKLVRGLDYYCKTAFEFISNEIGSQSAVAGGGRYDRLVEYLGGRASYGVGFAMGVERIMEILGEAEDERAGVYLCALDATNLDFVYALGSKLRKKYQVEISYEAKKLQKHLQNADSKKAKIFLCVGENEMKENKIWYKNLETKDEKTINLDELEKELG, from the coding sequence ATGATAACGGCACTTCGTGGCATGAAAGATATGCTTCCAGCTCGCGCAAAACTTTACGCACAGATAATAAAAACCTGCGAGGAAGTCGCAAAAAACTACGGATATGAGCAAATTTTGACCCCGCACCTCGAGGAGACGGCGCTTTTTAAAAGAAGTGTCGGCGAGAGCAGTGACATCGTGGGCAAAGAGATGTATCAGTTTGAAGACAAAGGCGGCAACGACGTTTGCTTGCGTCCTGAGGGCACAGCTGGCGTGGTTAGAGCGTTTATCGAGGCAAAACTTGACAGGGCAAATGTGACAAAACGCTGTTTTTATCACGGCTCGATGTTTCGCTACGAGCGCCCACAAAAAGGCCGTTTAAGAGAGTTTCACCAGTTTGGCTGCGAGTGCTTTGGCGAGGGCAGTGTTTACGAGGATGCGAGCATTATTTTGATGGTGAGCGAAATTTTTAACAGGCTAAATATCAAAACAACCCTAAAGATAAACTCGCTTGGCGACGAGAGCTCGATGAAGTCTTACAAAGAAAAGCTTGTCAAATTTCTAAATGAAAACGACGATAAGATTTGCGAGGACTGCAAAAGACGCAAACTTTTAAACCCTATCCGAGTGCTTGACTGCAAGGTCGAGAGCTGCCAAGAAATTTACAAAAACGCTCCAGTTATCACTGATAGCCTAAGCGATGAAGCGCAGGCTGATTTTGCAAAACTGCAAGAAATTTTAACGGCAAATGGTGTTAAATTTGAGATAGACACTAAGCTTGTTCGTGGGCTAGACTACTACTGCAAGACGGCGTTTGAGTTTATTAGCAATGAGATCGGCTCACAAAGTGCAGTAGCAGGTGGTGGCAGATACGACAGGCTTGTAGAGTACCTTGGCGGTAGAGCAAGTTATGGCGTTGGATTTGCGATGGGCGTTGAGAGGATAATGGAAATTTTAGGTGAAGCTGAGGATGAGCGAGCTGGAGTTTATCTTTGCGCGCTTGATGCGACGAATTTAGACTTTGTCTATGCGCTTGGCTCAAAGCTTCGCAAAAAATATCAGGTTGAAATTTCATATGAAGCTAAAAAGCTTCAAAAACATCTGCAAAATGCCGACTCTAAAAAGGCAAAAATTTTCCTTTGTGTGGGTGAAAATGAGATGAAAGAGAATAAAATTTGGTATAAAAATTTAGAAACCAAAGATGAAAAAACGATAAATTTAGATGAGCTTGAAAAGGAGCTGGGATGA
- a CDS encoding NlpC/P60 family protein: MSNSINKKIFFILSIIFFTGCSFTSNQPTTPQNETNQTVTSSVDFSEQMIGEIIDEDNDREDKKFGSFFKKYLNTRAGGDCSGFVSIVNAKYQNMYFDEKTINRYYDNGGRKSKAIYNFYESKNLITHKNPKIGDLVFFSNTLGKGVQKNKDKKNITHVGIVTAVLGDETVKFIHNSGGKIIHSYMNLKQKNVHLKGNQEINSYLVRCSNSSCLAANRFAGYGKAK, encoded by the coding sequence ATGTCAAATTCAATAAATAAAAAAATCTTTTTTATACTTAGCATTATATTTTTTACAGGTTGTTCTTTTACCTCTAATCAACCGACAACTCCGCAAAATGAAACAAATCAAACCGTAACTTCAAGTGTTGATTTTAGTGAGCAAATGATTGGTGAAATCATAGATGAAGATAATGATAGAGAAGATAAAAAATTTGGTTCTTTTTTTAAAAAATACCTAAATACAAGAGCGGGCGGCGATTGCTCAGGATTTGTTTCTATCGTAAATGCAAAGTATCAAAATATGTATTTTGATGAAAAGACAATAAATCGCTACTACGATAATGGCGGTAGAAAGTCAAAAGCGATCTATAATTTTTATGAAAGTAAAAATTTAATTACTCATAAAAATCCAAAAATAGGTGATCTTGTATTTTTTTCAAATACTCTTGGCAAGGGTGTTCAAAAAAATAAAGATAAGAAAAATATCACTCATGTTGGCATAGTTACTGCTGTACTTGGCGATGAGACAGTAAAATTTATACATAATTCTGGCGGAAAGATAATTCATAGCTATATGAATCTAAAACAAAAAAATGTGCATCTAAAAGGAAATCAAGAGATAAATAGCTACCTTGTAAGATGTTCAAACTCAAGTTGCTTGGCAGCAAATAGATTTGCTGGATATGGCAAAGCAAAATAA
- the flgA gene encoding flagellar basal body P-ring formation chaperone FlgA, giving the protein MYCVLNDQISLSTFGFDGEDNEILNLEGKRAAKIDSKKLYEILTANFKTYNDKSGGSVAFVKNCSIMDEIQMQFLRSISDEYPGISISDLSISPQNKLPANFKELVLKNIFLGDQNSQKGTFRASFEDIDLSLKSIYFKFSFNAKMPAFIAINSMNTNHILSLLDYQPTMIEFGKWPKDALSSSNSLALITKVQIKSGEILTKRQFNAISLVKKGQMLNAVLSEDGVKIIAEVKALEDGNLGDMIKIRTKDNKILQATVSGKDEAVIR; this is encoded by the coding sequence ATGTATTGCGTTCTAAATGATCAAATTTCACTTAGTACTTTTGGCTTTGATGGCGAAGACAATGAAATTTTAAACTTAGAGGGCAAAAGAGCAGCCAAGATAGATAGCAAAAAGCTCTATGAAATTTTAACAGCAAATTTTAAAACATATAATGACAAAAGCGGTGGAAGCGTTGCTTTTGTAAAAAACTGCTCTATTATGGATGAGATTCAAATGCAATTTTTAAGATCAATTAGTGATGAATATCCTGGTATCAGCATAAGTGATCTTAGTATTAGTCCACAAAATAAACTTCCAGCAAATTTTAAAGAGCTCGTCCTAAAAAATATATTTTTAGGTGATCAAAATAGTCAAAAAGGTACATTTAGAGCTTCATTTGAGGATATTGATCTGAGTCTAAAAAGTATCTATTTTAAATTTAGTTTTAATGCTAAAATGCCAGCCTTCATAGCAATAAATTCAATGAATACAAACCACATTTTAAGCCTGCTTGACTATCAGCCAACAATGATTGAGTTTGGCAAATGGCCAAAAGATGCACTTTCTAGCTCAAATAGCTTGGCTCTTATAACAAAAGTGCAGATAAAAAGCGGTGAAATTTTAACCAAGCGTCAGTTTAACGCCATAAGCTTAGTCAAAAAAGGTCAAATGCTAAATGCGGTTTTAAGCGAGGATGGAGTTAAAATAATTGCTGAGGTAAAGGCTCTTGAGGATGGAAATTTAGGTGATATGATAAAGATAAGAACAAAAGATAATAAAATTTTACAGGCCACAGTTTCAGGTAAAGATGAGGCAGTGATAAGATGA